A stretch of the Lonchura striata isolate bLonStr1 unplaced genomic scaffold, bLonStr1.mat Scaffold_113, whole genome shotgun sequence genome encodes the following:
- the LOC144248408 gene encoding LOW QUALITY PROTEIN: uncharacterized protein LOC144248408 (The sequence of the model RefSeq protein was modified relative to this genomic sequence to represent the inferred CDS: substituted 1 base at 1 genomic stop codon), with translation MCLETMALLSLLFVLVQSLIQYPQPAGDGLDEATRQRMRERQELLDREMAQLMQELEQGPLQQQDEGWGAMLFGALQHSSSKDQSSRKTLGDERITEQEEDTADPEEGEEDRDMTLEAENSGTEDDREGSPVAADDGNKDDATEDNYDVKMKEDSDVNSGNYDVKEDSDVDNGYHLKKEGQSDGDIRSREANKEKTKDVQVDQDKDTGKEEGEGNEEKNNSVTIKAGKNTDVNEGEDNVDGTEEYMDVKVQESRRANDQRSKDWTGQEDSNQCRNEIAHSGFPAPEEVNKDVIAEDGNDRNKDEXQADVNVEGNKNNDRQEEEQGNVAASEKGGSDGGREENASGGIENREDTQDAGNEKDILLMDGIEWPVEDLERGCSVTAELMESFTCVFVYSVSNSFDPVPRVAIGVGSAFEGWSPHEWDGVYRVLVPLNPPPGHTFHLEPSSAGQTAARTFSVRVELVCTCESEQLGEKLLCLLHHSQEELRRKQQRSLLETLCTGSYLDVEKTSRWFFQMVRCSWLHVPQSYSWHLVFQLCSRSCQFQLSRGKRTLSVEMLFWVCQGDYDIFVVNQPLEAQKGNSGNLVSSQPAKANIVTRTAWPETFAVAEAKFFQHIARQIPCKRLHLKYLQLFTCMLSGTGFSNSNWKTLVMHVLNILPPVYWRRKEFPLRLWDIMAYMQLCLKWKHLDHFVLGNEKLPAEISLPPAMQKVEPLNLFEYLARDPDAHRKAMEAYAQLHFHLWMMLSNTEKNSLHKALMEKFAADCCDVDSL, from the exons ATGTGCCTTGAG ACCATGGCTTTACTGTCACTGCTGTTTGTGCTTGTGCAAAGCCTGATCCAGTacccccagccagctggggatgggctggatGAGGCCACGCGCCAGAGAATGCGGGAgcgtcaggagctgctggaccgTGAGATGGCCCAGCtgatgcaggagctggagcaggggcccctgcagcagcaggatgagggctGGGGAGCCATGCTCtttggtgccctgcagca cagcagcagcaaggaccAGAGCTCCCGCAAGACCTTGGGAGATGAGAGAATAACTGAACAGGAAGAAGACACCGCTGATCCagaggaaggtgaagaagaCAGAGATATGACTCTGGAGGCAGAAAACAGCGGCACTGAAGATGACAGAGAAGGCAgtcctgtggctgcagatgATGGCAACAAGGATGATGCCACTGAAGACAATTATGATGTGAAGATGAAGGAGGACAGCGATGTCAACAGTGGCAATTATGATGTGAAGGAAGACAGCGATGTCGACAATGGCTATCACTTAAAGAAAGAAGGACAGAGTGATGGGGATAT AAGATCTAGAgaagcaaataaagaaaaaactaagGATGTACAGGTGGACCAAGACAAGGAcactggaaaggaagaaggagaaggaaatgaagaaaaaaacaatagtgTTACTATAAAGGCAGGCAAAAACACTGATGTAAATGAAGGTGAAGACAATGTAGATGGAACAGAAGAATACATGGATGTGAAGGTGCAGGAAAGCAGACGTGCCAATGACCAAAGAAGTAAAGACTGGACTGGGCAGGAAGATAGCAATCAATGTAGGAATGAAATTGCCCATAGTGGTTTTCCTGCACCTGAGGAAGTAAATAAGGATGTGATAGCAGAAGATGGCAATGATAGAAACAAGGATGAATAACAGGCTGATGTGAATGTGGAGGGAAACAAGAATAATGATAGACAAGAAGAGGAACAAGGTAATGTGGCTGCCAGTGAAAAAGGTGGCAGTGATGGtggcagggaagaaaatgccAGTGGTGGAATTGAAAACAGAGAAGACACCCAAGATGCTGGGAATGAGAAGGACATCCTTTTAATGGATGGTATAGAGTGGCCTGTGGAGGACCTGGAGAGAGGCTGCTCAGTGACAGCTGAGCTGATGGAGAGCTTCACGTGTGTCTTTGTGTACAGCGTGAGCAATAGCTTTGATCCGGTGCCTCGAGTAGCCATCGGGGTGGGCAGTGCCtttgagggctggagcccccatGAGTGGGATGGGGTGTACCGTGTGCTGGTCCCACTGAATCCCCCGCCAGGGCACACCTTCCACCTAGAGCCAAGCAGTGCAGGGCAGACGGCAGCAAGGACCTTCAGCGTCCGTGTGGAGCTGGTGTGCACGTGTGAGAGCGAGCAGCTGGGCGAGAAGCTGTTGTGCCTCCTGCACCACTCGCAGGAGGAGCTGCGGCGGAAGCAGCAGCGCAGCCTCCTGGAGACACTCTGCACCGGCTCCTACCTGGATGTGGAGAAAACCTCCCGCTGGTTCTTCCAGATGGTGAGATGCTCGTGGCTGCATGTGCCTCAGTCATACTCATGGCACTTGGTGTTTCAGCTCTGCAGCCGGTCCTGCCaattccagctgagcagaggcAAGAGGACCCTGTCGGTGGAGATGCTTTTTTGGGTGTGCCAAGGGGACTATGACATCTTTGTGGTCAACCAGCCCTTAGAGGCCCAGAAAGGCAACTCCGGTAACCTTGTGAGCAGTCAGCCCGCCAAGGCCAACATCGTCACAAGAACAGCATGGCCTGAGACATTCGCTGTGGCGGAGGCAAAATTCTTCCAGCACATTGCCAGGCAGATACCATGTAAGAGGTTGCACCTGAAATACCTGCAGCTCTTCACCTGCATGCTGAGCGGCACAGGTTTTTCCAACTCTAACTGGAAGACTCTGGTCATGCATGTGTTAAACATCTTACCGCCCGTCTACTGGCGCAGGAAGGAATTTCCACTGCGGCTGTGGGACATCATGGCATACatgcagctctgcctgaaaTGGAAACACCTGGACCATTTTGTTCTAGGCAACGAGAAGCTTCCTGCAGAGATCAGCTTGCCGCCAGCAATGCAAAAGGTTGAGCCACTCAACCTCTTTGAGTACCTGGCCCGAGATCCAGATGCCCACAGAAAGGCAATGGAGGCTTATGCTCAGCTGCACTTTCACCTCTGGATGATGCTCTCCAACACTGAGAAGAATTCCctgcacaaagctctgatggAGAAGTTCGCAGCTGATTGCTGTGACGTCGACTCTTTGTGA